One Tumebacillus sp. BK434 genomic window carries:
- a CDS encoding GTP-binding protein codes for MQVPVYLLTGFLGSGKTTILKTLLQAVKAQGRKPAVLMNEFGKQSVDTLLLKGAAVPTVDLIEGCVCCTVRGSLTGAMKQLVEEHRPDLIFLEASGVALPLEIVDSLLDPPLKDEVRIAGVYSCVDATRFPLQLPSVFEQTPLQQTMVQQVMHADVLLITKTDLIQPDRRFALEAALRQHNPSSPLLRVLNGQVDAEALLSVRAEASGRARAVQPKRFKMRQGTGRVKPEARVPEKTSFGGLQTLHYEFTAGVDADKLYEFLYGLPESVARGKGFYRDAENGRMYQFHFTPYAPMTAPADGEVPAFAVLIGEGLQERELMRKLQACEVANTPR; via the coding sequence ATGCAAGTACCGGTCTATCTGTTAACAGGCTTTCTCGGCAGCGGGAAGACGACGATCTTGAAGACGCTGTTGCAGGCGGTGAAAGCGCAGGGGAGAAAACCGGCTGTGCTGATGAACGAATTTGGCAAACAGAGCGTGGACACTCTGCTATTGAAAGGGGCGGCCGTGCCGACGGTCGATCTGATCGAAGGCTGCGTCTGCTGCACCGTGCGCGGCAGTTTGACCGGCGCGATGAAGCAACTGGTCGAGGAGCATCGCCCGGACCTGATCTTTTTGGAAGCGTCCGGGGTGGCGCTGCCGCTGGAGATCGTCGATTCGCTGCTCGATCCCCCCTTGAAAGATGAAGTGCGCATCGCAGGCGTCTATTCCTGCGTCGATGCGACCCGCTTCCCGCTGCAGTTGCCGTCCGTGTTTGAACAGACGCCGCTGCAGCAGACGATGGTGCAGCAGGTGATGCATGCCGACGTGCTGCTCATCACCAAGACCGACCTGATCCAGCCTGACCGCAGATTTGCGCTGGAAGCGGCGCTGCGGCAGCACAACCCTTCGTCGCCGCTCCTGCGCGTCCTCAACGGGCAGGTCGATGCCGAAGCGCTGCTTTCGGTGCGCGCCGAGGCGTCGGGACGCGCACGGGCTGTGCAGCCGAAGCGGTTCAAGATGCGGCAAGGGACGGGCCGGGTGAAGCCGGAAGCTCGCGTGCCGGAGAAGACGAGTTTCGGAGGGCTGCAAACGCTGCATTATGAGTTCACAGCCGGTGTGGACGCTGACAAGCTGTACGAGTTTTTGTACGGCTTGCCGGAAAGCGTGGCGCGGGGGAAGGGCTTTTACCGCGATGCGGAGAACGGGCGGATGTATCAGTTTCACTTTACGCCCTATGCGCCGATGACCGCCCCGGCGGACGGCGAAGTGCCGGCTTTTGCCGTGTTGATCGGCGAAGGGCTGCAGGAACGGGAACTGATGCGAAAACTGCAAGCGTGTGAAGTGGCAAATACCCCGCGTTAG
- a CDS encoding amino acid permease — MEKTKTLKATIGLPQAVALYIGAVLGSGVLLVPGLAAEIAGPASLLAWGLMTLLVLPMALTMGLLAAKFPSAGGVSHFVSRAFGERAGTVIGWFFLMSVPIGAPVAALTGAGYLTVAMGWGETARIGIAVLMLLAGLLTNLLGMKIAGGVQVAVVAAIIAVLVLAIAGAAPNIEARHFTPFLPNGWISVGQAAAILFWCFIGWEAVSHLSEEFVDPEREAVKGVTIAAVIVGVLYFCTALAAVGTHTYGSAGLSEASLALVIEGILGKSGVYVAGFTGVFICTATIIAYVGATSRLAYALASKGEAPRPLAIRSEKHGTPLGGLGFLALCFAVVLTLYASGAMSLSTLIQFPNATFILTYLGGCAAAIRLLKGNRWGVGLSWLSFVLTALIFPFVGWAVLYPLLIMLLLFLAERMKKTSR, encoded by the coding sequence ATGGAAAAAACCAAAACGTTAAAAGCGACCATCGGCTTGCCGCAAGCGGTCGCGTTGTACATCGGTGCGGTGCTGGGCTCAGGCGTCCTGCTCGTGCCGGGCCTCGCCGCCGAAATCGCCGGGCCGGCGTCCTTGCTCGCCTGGGGGCTGATGACCCTGCTCGTCCTGCCGATGGCGCTTACGATGGGACTGCTCGCCGCCAAATTTCCCAGCGCGGGCGGCGTTTCGCATTTTGTGTCACGGGCGTTTGGCGAGCGGGCCGGCACGGTGATCGGCTGGTTCTTCCTGATGTCGGTGCCGATCGGCGCTCCTGTCGCCGCCTTGACCGGAGCGGGCTACCTCACCGTCGCGATGGGCTGGGGCGAAACAGCGCGGATCGGGATTGCCGTGCTGATGCTGCTCGCCGGGCTCCTCACCAACCTGCTCGGCATGAAAATCGCCGGCGGGGTGCAAGTGGCGGTCGTCGCAGCGATCATTGCCGTTCTGGTGCTCGCCATCGCCGGTGCGGCACCGAACATCGAAGCACGCCATTTCACACCGTTCCTGCCCAACGGCTGGATCAGCGTCGGGCAGGCCGCCGCGATCCTGTTCTGGTGCTTCATCGGCTGGGAGGCCGTTTCGCACCTGTCGGAAGAGTTTGTCGACCCGGAGCGGGAAGCGGTCAAAGGCGTGACGATCGCCGCCGTCATCGTCGGCGTGCTGTACTTTTGCACCGCTCTCGCCGCTGTCGGCACGCACACGTACGGCTCGGCCGGGCTCTCCGAAGCGTCGCTCGCCCTCGTCATCGAAGGCATCCTCGGCAAAAGCGGCGTCTACGTCGCCGGGTTCACCGGCGTGTTTATCTGCACGGCGACGATCATCGCCTACGTCGGAGCGACTTCCCGCCTCGCCTACGCTTTGGCGAGCAAAGGTGAAGCGCCGCGGCCGCTCGCCATCCGCTCAGAAAAACACGGTACGCCGCTGGGCGGACTGGGCTTTCTCGCCCTCTGCTTCGCGGTCGTGCTCACCTTGTACGCCAGTGGCGCCATGTCGCTCAGCACCTTGATCCAGTTTCCCAACGCCACGTTCATCCTGACCTACCTCGGCGGCTGTGCGGCGGCGATCCGGCTCTTGAAAGGTAACAGGTGGGGCGTCGGGCTGTCCTGGCTGAGCTTTGTGCTCACCGCGCTGATCTTCCCGTTTGTCGGCTGGGCGGTGCTGTACCCGCTCCTGATCATGCTCCTGCTCTTTTTGGCGGAGCGCATGAAAAAAACATCCCGTTAA
- a CDS encoding NUDIX hydrolase codes for MTIKVQVSCIAIRDNRVAMIKKINNPHQATYQKLIPPGGHVELRETLEEACIREMQEETGLTVANLQLRGVVTYIGHGPGYHSVCFYFLTHEVSGELSATEPDILLPFWVALDSYRSNPDIPDYHRAFLQHFLETDDLLNARVEWLLPDNRLHWSIQEKIPRV; via the coding sequence ATGACGATCAAAGTCCAAGTCTCCTGCATCGCCATCCGCGACAATCGGGTCGCCATGATCAAAAAGATCAACAATCCGCACCAGGCGACCTATCAAAAACTGATCCCGCCCGGCGGCCATGTCGAGCTGCGCGAAACGCTCGAGGAAGCCTGCATCCGCGAAATGCAGGAAGAGACCGGCCTCACGGTGGCCAACCTGCAGCTGCGCGGCGTCGTCACTTACATCGGCCATGGCCCCGGTTACCACTCGGTGTGTTTTTACTTCCTCACTCATGAGGTCAGCGGCGAACTCTCTGCCACAGAGCCGGACATTCTGCTCCCGTTCTGGGTCGCTCTCGACTCGTACCGCTCCAACCCGGACATCCCCGACTACCACCGCGCCTTTCTGCAGCACTTCCTCGAAACGGACGATTTGCTGAACGCCCGCGTCGAATGGCTGCTCCCCGACAACCGCCTTCACTGGTCGATTCAAGAAAAAATACCCCGCGTCTAA
- a CDS encoding MBL fold metallo-hydrolase: protein MTMKLRVLGETGPYPAPGGATTGFLLSTEHGNVLIDAGSGVMSELTKHVAIKDLHAIIITHHHADHTSDLNVLQYGVMIHRLQGLRQDPITVYANGEPAEEFAKVGLDGHVQAVPLSKDSKIELCGMTFTFADTVHAIPCLAVSAEYQGKRFVFSGDSGPSESLERLAAEADFFLCEASWLEKDKGPAHIGHLTSKEVGEIGKRVGVKQLCLTHFYPEYDRALLKAEAEAEFGREVLIATQGAVFEI, encoded by the coding sequence ATGACGATGAAACTGCGCGTATTGGGCGAGACGGGCCCGTATCCGGCTCCGGGCGGGGCGACGACCGGATTTTTGCTGTCGACGGAGCATGGCAATGTGTTGATCGACGCCGGGAGCGGCGTGATGTCTGAACTGACCAAGCATGTGGCGATCAAAGACCTGCATGCGATCATCATCACGCACCACCATGCCGATCACACCAGCGATCTGAATGTCCTGCAGTACGGGGTGATGATCCATCGCCTGCAAGGACTGCGCCAAGATCCGATCACCGTCTACGCCAACGGCGAGCCGGCGGAAGAGTTTGCAAAAGTCGGCTTGGACGGCCATGTGCAGGCTGTGCCGCTGTCGAAGGACAGCAAGATCGAGCTGTGCGGCATGACCTTTACGTTTGCCGACACGGTGCACGCCATTCCGTGCCTCGCGGTGTCGGCCGAGTACCAAGGCAAGCGCTTCGTCTTCTCCGGCGACTCCGGTCCTTCGGAGAGCCTGGAGCGCTTGGCGGCTGAAGCGGACTTTTTCCTCTGCGAAGCTTCGTGGCTGGAGAAAGACAAAGGCCCGGCCCACATCGGCCACCTGACCTCGAAAGAAGTTGGCGAGATCGGCAAGCGCGTCGGCGTGAAACAACTCTGCCTGACCCACTTCTACCCGGAGTATGACCGCGCGCTGCTGAAAGCGGAGGCAGAAGCGGAATTTGGCCGCGAAGTGCTGATCGCAACGCAAGGCGCCGTTTTTGAAATTTAG
- a CDS encoding phosphate propanoyltransferase has protein sequence MNIPVGVSARHVHVSQQDLEALFGPGAALHPKKELSQPGQFASEETVDLQGPRGTIEKVRILGPVRPQTQVEISKTDAVKLGVEAPVRESGDIQGSAGLLLIGPQGHLELQTGVIVAARHVHFSVEDARKFGVHNGDELDLQVQGERGLIFNHVAARVSKAYQLDFHLDTDEANAAGLHTGDEVELVEVHDLHADVDFRGNEEKRDISTPVAAERQRVMK, from the coding sequence ATGAATATACCGGTCGGTGTTTCGGCAAGGCATGTGCATGTCAGCCAGCAGGATCTCGAAGCGTTGTTTGGGCCGGGTGCTGCCTTGCACCCGAAAAAAGAGCTGTCGCAGCCAGGGCAGTTTGCCTCCGAAGAGACGGTGGATCTGCAAGGCCCGCGCGGCACGATCGAAAAGGTGCGCATCTTAGGTCCGGTGCGCCCGCAGACGCAAGTGGAAATATCCAAAACGGATGCGGTCAAGCTTGGCGTGGAAGCGCCCGTCCGCGAGTCCGGTGATATACAAGGCAGTGCAGGGCTCTTGCTGATCGGTCCGCAAGGCCATCTGGAACTGCAGACCGGCGTGATCGTCGCCGCGCGCCATGTGCATTTTTCGGTAGAGGATGCACGGAAGTTCGGGGTGCACAACGGTGATGAGCTCGACTTGCAGGTGCAAGGGGAGCGCGGTCTGATCTTCAACCATGTGGCGGCACGGGTGAGCAAAGCGTACCAGCTCGATTTCCATCTCGACACCGATGAAGCGAATGCAGCCGGCCTGCATACTGGTGACGAGGTGGAGCTTGTCGAGGTGCATGATCTGCACGCCGACGTAGATTTCCGCGGAAATGAAGAAAAACGTGACATTTCGACGCCTGTCGCCGCTGAGCGCCAGCGCGTCATGAAGTGA
- a CDS encoding nucleotidyltransferase domain-containing protein translates to MPMLETYNRLLQAASFAEAVHGVYLYGSIALGAYEAATSDIDFITVLKREFTSPEREELERLHHRLQTAHPLASRMDGMYIALPYLGRLNPDIPAYCFTHAGEFHRAGHWDINHVTWWLLQHRGITIAGPDASTLPLAVRGDDLHAAMMYNLHSYWPRRLQLLEGMEAADPADIADAVLTLCRIAYTLAHRDILSKPQALQHALDTADEKWHGLLRDTMRIQSGGEVAEFSSADGYAQTAAAFIRAVIDAHPPTQGGGLA, encoded by the coding sequence ATGCCCATGCTGGAAACTTACAACCGGCTGCTTCAGGCAGCATCGTTTGCCGAGGCGGTTCACGGCGTCTATCTCTACGGCTCGATCGCGCTGGGGGCGTATGAGGCGGCGACGAGCGATATCGACTTCATCACCGTGCTCAAGCGCGAATTCACATCTCCCGAACGCGAGGAGCTGGAACGGCTCCATCACCGCTTGCAAACTGCGCATCCCCTCGCGTCGCGCATGGATGGAATGTACATCGCGCTGCCTTATCTCGGCCGACTCAATCCGGACATCCCGGCCTACTGCTTCACGCACGCAGGCGAGTTCCACCGCGCCGGGCACTGGGACATCAACCACGTGACGTGGTGGCTCCTGCAGCATCGCGGGATCACCATCGCCGGCCCGGACGCGTCCACGCTGCCCTTGGCGGTGCGCGGTGACGACCTGCACGCTGCGATGATGTACAACCTGCACAGCTACTGGCCGCGCCGCCTGCAACTGCTCGAAGGGATGGAAGCGGCCGACCCGGCCGACATCGCCGACGCCGTGCTCACGCTTTGCCGCATCGCCTACACGCTGGCGCACCGCGACATCCTCTCCAAACCGCAGGCTCTGCAGCATGCCCTCGACACCGCCGACGAAAAATGGCATGGGCTGCTGCGCGACACGATGCGCATCCAGAGCGGTGGGGAAGTGGCCGAATTTTCATCGGCAGACGGTTACGCGCAGACGGCTGCCGCTTTCATCCGCGCGGTGATCGACGCGCATCCGCCGACACAGGGAGGTGGCTTGGCATGA
- the thyX gene encoding FAD-dependent thymidylate synthase gives MAVRFAYKGVEYPTALKLSKELPMLASVLVQWSEDADWFAANVASLCYDTDLYKPGSKVAARVVEHCRDSGHNTVLEHNVFSFVKKVPIFVARQDLRARHASFDERSLRYCRADDGSLVYYTPKELTQPGREEELKQWQYVHEKAIELYSKLTDEQILEGEKARAVLPVGIATTYTDTRNAWAWRHHSMKRLCLRAQEEIRLVRRQEVNQLIKVAPLLFGDLNMPCYMQNQGCPETKTCGVIELNETSGLATAYERMLARKQEKHPVG, from the coding sequence ATGGCGGTACGTTTTGCGTATAAAGGGGTCGAGTATCCAACGGCGCTCAAGCTGTCCAAAGAGCTGCCGATGCTGGCATCGGTACTCGTGCAGTGGTCGGAGGATGCCGACTGGTTTGCGGCGAATGTGGCGAGCTTGTGCTATGACACCGATCTGTACAAGCCGGGTTCGAAAGTGGCGGCGCGAGTCGTCGAACACTGCCGCGATTCCGGGCATAACACGGTGCTGGAGCACAACGTGTTTTCGTTTGTAAAAAAGGTGCCGATCTTTGTGGCGCGCCAAGACCTGCGCGCCCGTCACGCTTCGTTTGACGAGCGCAGCCTGCGCTACTGCCGGGCGGACGACGGCAGCCTGGTCTACTACACGCCCAAAGAGCTGACCCAGCCAGGGCGGGAGGAAGAGCTGAAGCAATGGCAGTATGTTCATGAAAAGGCGATCGAGCTGTACAGCAAGCTGACCGATGAGCAGATCCTCGAAGGGGAAAAAGCACGCGCGGTACTGCCGGTCGGGATTGCGACGACGTACACCGACACCCGCAACGCATGGGCGTGGCGTCACCACTCGATGAAGCGACTCTGCCTGCGCGCACAGGAGGAGATCCGTCTGGTCAGACGCCAAGAGGTCAACCAACTGATCAAAGTGGCGCCTTTGCTGTTCGGCGACCTGAACATGCCGTGCTACATGCAAAACCAAGGCTGCCCGGAGACGAAGACGTGCGGCGTGATCGAACTGAACGAAACGAGCGGATTGGCGACGGCGTACGAGCGCATGCTGGCCCGCAAACAAGAAAAACATCCCGTCGGTTAA
- a CDS encoding PHP domain-containing protein, which translates to MQLADLHAHTTASDGTFTPRQLVELAKQNGLAAVAVTDHDTTDGLAAAWAAGRELGVDVVPGIELSTTFEGREVHVLGYYYDPEHEELRDLTARMREDRLNRLDKMIGRLQDAGVSINKQEVLEEAQGAVGRPHIARVLIKKGYVRDIPEAFEQYLGSGKIGYVERLKVSPAEAVPLILRAGGVPVIAHPGLVGKDYLFDTLVPLGLVGLEAHHPDHPAEQRKHYEQLARHHGLLATGGSDFHGSGAEHRGALGSVHVPYTVVETLREKAAYKGWT; encoded by the coding sequence ATGCAACTGGCAGATTTGCATGCGCATACGACCGCCAGCGACGGCACGTTCACACCGCGTCAACTGGTCGAACTGGCCAAGCAAAACGGCTTGGCTGCCGTCGCAGTCACCGACCATGATACGACAGACGGACTGGCCGCAGCATGGGCAGCCGGACGCGAACTCGGCGTCGACGTGGTGCCGGGCATCGAGCTGAGCACGACGTTCGAAGGTCGGGAAGTTCATGTGCTGGGCTATTATTACGACCCGGAGCATGAGGAGCTGCGCGACTTGACTGCGCGGATGCGCGAAGACCGCCTGAACCGCCTCGACAAGATGATCGGCCGCCTGCAGGACGCGGGTGTCTCGATCAACAAGCAGGAGGTGCTGGAAGAAGCGCAAGGCGCGGTCGGACGTCCGCATATCGCGCGCGTCTTGATCAAGAAAGGATATGTCCGGGACATTCCGGAAGCGTTTGAACAATACCTCGGCTCCGGCAAGATCGGCTATGTCGAGCGGTTGAAAGTATCGCCTGCCGAAGCGGTGCCATTGATCTTGCGCGCCGGCGGCGTGCCGGTGATCGCCCATCCGGGGCTAGTCGGCAAAGATTATCTGTTCGACACGCTGGTGCCGCTCGGGCTGGTCGGCTTGGAAGCGCATCATCCCGATCATCCGGCGGAGCAGCGAAAGCATTACGAACAGCTCGCCCGCCACCACGGGCTGCTGGCGACGGGCGGTTCCGATTTTCACGGCAGCGGCGCGGAGCATCGCGGGGCGCTGGGATCAGTGCATGTGCCGTACACGGTCGTCGAAACACTGCGCGAGAAAGCTGCGTACAAAGGCTGGACATAA
- the mnmH gene encoding tRNA 2-selenouridine(34) synthase MnmH: protein MAFKEIGIERLYEVPGRVLIDVRSPGEFLEGTIPGSVNVPLFTDEERALIGTVYKRESPAAARRLAMLTVSSKIPQIVEQMERLMQQGELVIYCWRGGMRSYAACTFMDLLKYPIVRLKGGYRAYRQLVMTELGAYAGLQSQVIVLHGLTGVGKTRALLMLKEHGHQVLDLEGMANHRGSVFGSIGLGESHNQKTFDSHLWEALRELDPTRPVFMEAESRRIGRSVMPEWLERDKKSGCHVLLEASMEQRVQRLLEDYLPHEDELIKSQLGEALAAIQRRISREEYDWLETQLSNHAYDRFCGRLLELYYDPKYKHKLASYQAEMLRIDGDDLEDAVYKLEALATELGESRAEAVIAGRNGI from the coding sequence ATGGCGTTTAAAGAGATTGGAATCGAGCGGCTGTATGAAGTGCCGGGGCGCGTGCTGATCGATGTGCGCTCCCCGGGCGAATTTTTGGAAGGGACGATCCCGGGCAGTGTCAATGTGCCGCTGTTTACCGATGAAGAGCGGGCGCTGATCGGCACCGTCTACAAGCGGGAAAGTCCGGCGGCGGCGCGACGACTGGCGATGTTGACCGTCTCGTCGAAGATCCCGCAGATCGTCGAACAGATGGAAAGGCTGATGCAGCAAGGTGAGCTGGTGATTTATTGCTGGCGCGGCGGGATGCGCAGCTATGCGGCCTGCACGTTCATGGATCTGCTCAAATATCCGATCGTGCGCTTGAAGGGCGGTTACCGCGCTTACCGCCAGCTGGTGATGACCGAGCTTGGCGCCTACGCGGGCCTGCAAAGTCAGGTGATCGTCCTGCACGGTCTGACCGGGGTCGGGAAGACCCGCGCGCTGCTGATGCTCAAAGAGCACGGGCACCAGGTGCTCGACCTCGAAGGCATGGCCAACCACCGCGGATCGGTGTTCGGCTCGATCGGGCTTGGCGAGTCACACAACCAAAAGACGTTCGATTCGCACCTGTGGGAAGCGTTGCGCGAGCTCGACCCGACCCGGCCGGTGTTTATGGAAGCGGAGAGCCGCCGCATCGGCCGCTCGGTGATGCCGGAGTGGCTGGAGCGGGACAAAAAGTCGGGCTGCCACGTACTGCTCGAAGCGTCGATGGAACAGCGGGTGCAGCGGTTGCTGGAAGACTATCTGCCGCATGAAGACGAGCTGATCAAGAGTCAGCTTGGCGAAGCGCTGGCAGCGATCCAACGCCGCATCTCCCGCGAGGAGTATGACTGGCTGGAAACGCAGCTGAGCAACCACGCCTACGACCGTTTCTGCGGCCGGCTGCTGGAGCTGTACTACGACCCGAAGTACAAGCACAAACTCGCCAGCTATCAGGCGGAGATGCTCCGGATCGACGGTGATGATCTGGAAGACGCAGTGTACAAGCTGGAAGCGCTGGCAACCGAGCTTGGAGAATCTCGTGCTGAAGCGGTCATCGCGGGAAGAAATGGAATATAA
- a CDS encoding FixH family protein, with translation MEKSRTRHAGMVAMILCLLMTALSGCSRSDGSTAEAAEALQVVVKTVPAVPRAGQKADIVVSIMEAGRPVQQAGVSLYLEMREMDHGEHVVALRETKPGEYRGKGSFPMGGDWVAHVRVERARGTESANAELVVSE, from the coding sequence ATGGAGAAATCTCGAACACGTCATGCAGGTATGGTCGCAATGATTTTGTGTTTGCTCATGACCGCGCTCAGCGGGTGCAGCCGCAGCGACGGCAGCACCGCGGAGGCGGCAGAAGCGCTGCAGGTCGTCGTGAAGACGGTGCCTGCGGTGCCGCGCGCCGGGCAGAAGGCCGATATTGTGGTCAGCATCATGGAAGCAGGCCGCCCGGTACAGCAGGCCGGGGTCTCCCTGTACTTGGAGATGCGGGAGATGGATCACGGCGAGCATGTGGTCGCGCTGCGGGAGACGAAGCCGGGCGAATATCGCGGCAAAGGGTCGTTTCCGATGGGTGGAGACTGGGTCGCGCACGTCCGGGTGGAGCGCGCGCGCGGCACAGAATCGGCCAACGCCGAACTGGTCGTGAGCGAATAG
- a CDS encoding dipeptidase has protein sequence MSTKPLIIDGHADILYRMETEGLRFQDTTGQLHLSKDRIAKAGIDLQFFVLFVEPKHDPAAQLKIHLSMIEQFYDEVVAGANFRPVLKKGDLERNLADGATSGLLSIEGGDCIQSDLRILRAMYRLGVRAMGLTWNHGNCIADGCGERVDRGLTAFGREVVGEMNRLGMIVDVAHLGEKGFWDVMEIAQAPVIASHANARAIYDHRRNLYDDQLKALFATGGLVGVTFVPMFVGEGTVSIDDLLRHVDHILKLGGEDHLGIGSDFDGIERTLTDLRHGGDLPNLQERLLREYGETVMRKIMGGNFKRVIDSVLKG, from the coding sequence GGCCAACTGCATCTGAGCAAAGACCGCATCGCCAAGGCGGGCATCGACCTGCAGTTTTTCGTCCTGTTCGTGGAGCCGAAACATGATCCGGCCGCGCAGTTGAAGATCCATTTGAGTATGATTGAACAGTTTTATGACGAAGTGGTCGCTGGAGCCAACTTCCGCCCGGTCTTGAAAAAAGGCGATTTGGAGCGCAACCTGGCGGACGGCGCAACCTCCGGCCTGTTGTCGATCGAAGGCGGCGACTGTATCCAGTCCGACCTGCGCATCCTGCGGGCGATGTACCGCTTGGGCGTGCGTGCCATGGGGCTGACCTGGAACCATGGCAACTGCATCGCCGACGGCTGCGGGGAGCGGGTCGACCGCGGTTTGACGGCGTTTGGCCGCGAGGTGGTGGGCGAGATGAACCGGCTTGGCATGATCGTCGATGTCGCTCACCTCGGGGAGAAAGGGTTCTGGGACGTGATGGAGATCGCCCAAGCGCCGGTGATCGCGTCGCACGCCAATGCCCGGGCGATCTATGACCATCGCCGCAACCTGTACGATGACCAGCTGAAGGCGCTGTTTGCCACCGGCGGGCTGGTTGGCGTGACCTTTGTGCCGATGTTTGTCGGCGAGGGCACGGTGTCGATCGACGATCTGCTGCGCCATGTTGACCACATTTTAAAGCTCGGCGGCGAAGACCACCTCGGCATCGGCTCGGACTTTGACGGCATTGAGCGCACGCTGACCGACCTGCGCCATGGAGGAGACCTGCCCAACCTGCAGGAGCGCCTGCTGCGGGAATATGGCGAGACGGTGATGCGAAAGATAATGGGTGGAAACTTTAAGCGCGTGATCGACAGCGTGTTGAAGGGGTAG
- a CDS encoding LysR family transcriptional regulator: MEIRQLNTFKVVAEVRGFTKAAEQLGYAQSSVTAQIQALEEELGTPLFDRLGKKILLTEAGARLLPFAAEMVRMHDAAKEALQSDATPSGTLTIGAPESLAAYRLPEIVREYRRLYPQVKFVLRPGMCFELRQGVRAGQLDFAFLLEPQGEATDLHLETLVEERMAMIAPPDHPFAAKERVQPEDLAQESFLHTEPGCSYRGQFEQYLQRHGVTPANSLEFWNIEAIKNCVMAGLGLSFLPLIAVESELREGKLAVLPWQEPAIRVATQLIHHKSKWLSPAHREFMRLVREHAQKWKE; encoded by the coding sequence ATGGAGATCCGACAGCTGAACACGTTTAAAGTCGTTGCCGAAGTGCGGGGCTTCACCAAAGCGGCCGAGCAGCTCGGCTATGCGCAGTCGAGCGTGACGGCGCAGATTCAGGCTTTGGAGGAGGAACTGGGCACGCCGCTTTTCGACCGCTTGGGCAAGAAGATCCTGCTGACCGAGGCCGGTGCGCGCCTGCTGCCGTTCGCGGCGGAGATGGTGCGGATGCATGATGCGGCCAAAGAAGCGCTGCAAAGCGATGCCACGCCGTCCGGGACGCTGACGATCGGCGCGCCGGAGTCGCTGGCGGCGTACCGTCTGCCGGAGATCGTGCGCGAGTACCGCAGGCTCTATCCGCAGGTGAAGTTCGTGCTCCGGCCGGGCATGTGCTTCGAGCTGCGCCAAGGCGTGCGCGCCGGGCAGCTCGATTTTGCTTTCTTGCTGGAGCCGCAAGGAGAAGCGACCGATCTGCACCTGGAGACCTTGGTTGAGGAGCGGATGGCGATGATCGCGCCGCCCGACCACCCGTTTGCCGCCAAAGAGCGGGTGCAGCCGGAAGACCTGGCGCAGGAGTCGTTCTTGCACACCGAGCCAGGCTGCAGCTACCGCGGGCAGTTCGAGCAGTACCTGCAGCGCCACGGCGTGACGCCGGCGAACTCGCTGGAATTCTGGAACATCGAAGCGATCAAAAACTGTGTGATGGCCGGGCTCGGCCTGTCTTTTTTACCGCTGATCGCCGTGGAGTCGGAGCTTCGCGAAGGGAAGCTGGCCGTGCTGCCGTGGCAGGAACCGGCGATCCGTGTCGCGACACAGCTGATCCATCACAAAAGCAAATGGCTGTCTCCCGCACACCGCGAATTTATGCGGCTCGTCCGCGAGCACGCGCAGAAATGGAAGGAGTGA
- a CDS encoding DUF3973 domain-containing protein, which produces MYYCLACQDSHHPEAKAGKLFRTGFRTFPNGEKLPLGVCGKRTEQESASNKKVS; this is translated from the coding sequence ATGTATTATTGTTTGGCTTGTCAGGACAGCCATCATCCCGAAGCGAAGGCGGGCAAGCTGTTCCGCACCGGGTTTCGGACATTCCCGAACGGGGAGAAACTGCCGCTTGGCGTCTGTGGGAAACGGACGGAGCAGGAGTCGGCATCGAATAAAAAAGTATCGTAA